A stretch of the Corylus avellana chromosome ca6, CavTom2PMs-1.0 genome encodes the following:
- the LOC132183699 gene encoding uncharacterized protein LOC132183699 isoform X1, with the protein MYIVDMAFDQNAIPKDLRPLNVARTMAEEPRIAPAASTGRNLEGYFPNPAREAGTAGSPGSIPVYYPVAGTVSDAGFVGLGYGNVAPPGVAVWGSRVPVPVGHPGVSPAVGVGFGYNPNLGSRVGGNAAALASGAMATGTGYNVNFGNRVGGNGMDQAGSDMASGFVYSTNLGNRVSGNATDQTSSNSATGFGYSPNSGNQVAGSGADQASDEGGDDSASGKKVKFLCSFGGKILPRPSDGMLRYVGGQTRIISVRRDLSFNELVQKMVDSYGQPVVIKYQLPDEDLDALVSISCPDDLDNMMDEYEKLVERSSDGCAKLRLFLFSASELDPSGMLQFGDLHDSGQRYVDAVNGIMDGVSGGITRKGSMASASSTQNSDFSGTEAVDSLGPGQVDVSGPSSTSMLSPRGNSATSNDNAPRFRCVDPSPATYADASSTLGMQVVKSGALQTSSRPEVELERSMPVSVSQPQLGLQQPVTDIPMSSPYLQAYVDPRSEMMKHADYLQLPSQMGFPHPQLFGTAGSMFTQQQFHDNSAGSTPLQFIPAVHMTMPSASSHVRPNMVQPVMQPQHTRLDHYAEESKFGPRAFQLPVEQSYNSYQVQVPSSVVGGGYGWHQVTMPEHVILSDGLAPHQQVMFSEKIPRLDNCYMCQKALPHAHSDTLVQDQRSGGASSMSDSNSIYRSLRLEDNLRGQPMNRVMATGALGESIIEQKVGVQPRVLGQVDAHVGMPQSDTTGFSQSPETQHENERIVLQKADDLEKQQITAPMGVINRAGDVQSPYAAFMGTTPQSYQEDAVQQHSVPVQYQVKREALVNNSDVPPTGGAPIQISEHMVREPPKEYSTRLPGILPKEDTVDTFFSCEQLRPVDGRMDTLRISPTETYSNEHSKLPLDKIRKEDKFDNKPQQATGTEVLLDNAFGQPKVVFESNHNKPTECLPCPPTEIPYVHTSRPMEFYEVAQPPIWANPGSYPQSNIEIHNLDPEEIRYGNPVLSGVEAPHLTDRIPAPAEWKDDISRFQPKMVPCDVEAVPLNSNTHSSLSPSSGTGDVEDSSNSLFSNQDPWSLRHDNYFPPPRPNKVLPRKEALAARDPFGESHFGNSGEPNTDVRLEDGLHQPLGNPNKDFHLEHVRSAKGSAEEQIKQDLQAVAEGVAASVLHSATSSNPDIHDIYESAFEAIQDGDIQNSSVDMQHKAKVEDKNKLPDKANLGFPVSDNIGRLQIISNSDLEELRELGSGTFGTVYHGKWRGTDVAIKRINDRCFAGKASEQERMRDDFWNEAIKLADLHHPNVLAFYGVVLDGPGGSVATVTEYMVNGSLRNALQKNEKGLDKRKRLLIAMDVAFGMEYLHGKNIVHFDLKSDNLLVNLRDPHRPICKVGDLGLSKVKCQTLISGGVRGTLPWMAPELLNGSSSLVSDKVDVFSFGIVMWELLTGEEPYADLHYGAIIGGIVSNTLRPPIPESCDPDWKSLMGRCWSSEPSERPSFTVIANELRAMAAKVPPKGHNQSPPQVPSTQPPQVQK; encoded by the exons CTGATGCTGGGTTTGTTGGTTTAGGGTATGGAAATGTAGCGCCGCCAGGTGTGGCTGTGTGGGGCTCCCGTGTGCCTGTGCCTGTGGGGCATCCGGGTGTGAGCCCTGCTGTTGGTGTTGGGTTTGGTTATAATCCCAATTTGGGCAGTAGGGTTGGCGGCAATGCTGCTGCTCTTGCTAGTGGTGCTATGGCAACTGGGACTGGCTATAATGTGAATTTTGGCAATCGTGTTGGTGGAAATGGCATGGATCAGGCTGGCAGTGATATGGCATCTGGGTTTGTTTATAGTACCAATTTGGGGAATAGGGTTAGTGGCAATGCCACTGACCAGACAAGCAGTAATTCAGCTACTGGGTTTGGTTATAGTCCCAATTCCGGCAACCAGGTTGCTGGCAGTGGGGCTGATCAGGCAAGTGATGAGGGTGGGGATGATTCAGCGTCGGGGAAGAAGGTAAAGTTTTTGTGCAGTTTTGGGGGAAAGATTTTACCCAGGCCAAGCGATGGGATGTTGAGATATGTAGGGGGGCAGACAAGGATCATTAGTGTCAGGAGAGATTTGAGCTTTAATGAGCTGGTGCAAAAGATGGTGGATAGTTATGGGCAACCTGTGGTTATCAAATATCAGCTCCCCGATGAGGATCTTGATGCATTGGTGTCAATCTCGTGTCCCGATGATCTTGATAACATGATGGATGAGTATGAGAAATTGGTTGAGAGGTCTTCAGATGGGTGTGCTAAGTTaaggttgtttttgttttctgcttCAGAACTTGATCCTTCTGGTATGTTACAGTTTGGAGATTTGCATGATAGTGGACAGAGATATGTTGATGCAGTGAATGGGATAATGGATGGAGTTAGTGGTGGAATCACAAGGAAGGGAAGTATGGCGAGTGCTTCTTCAACCCAAAATTCTGATTTCAGTGGGACTGAGGCTGTTGATAGCTTGGGTCCTGGTCAAGTGGATGTTAGTGGTCCCTCATCAACCAGCATGCTATCACCTAGAGGAAATTCAGCTACTTCTAATGACAATGCTCCAAGATTCAGGTGTGTAGATCCCAGCCCTGCAACATATGCAGATGCTTCATCAACATTGGGTATGCAGGTAGTTAAGTCTGGTGCTCTCCAAACATCTTCACGGCCCGAGGTTGAGCTAGAAAGGTCTATGCCTGTTTCTGTATCGCAGCCACAATTGGGGTTGCAGCAACCTGTAACGGACATTCCAATGTCTTCACCTTATTTGCAGGCTTATGTTGATCCTCGCTCAGAAATGATGAAGCATGCAGATTATCTACAGCTTCCTTCTCAGATGGGGTTCCCACATCCTCAGTTATTTGGGACTGCTGGGTCTATGTTCACCCAACAGCAGTTTCATGATAATTCTGCTGGAAGTACTCCCCTTCAGTTTATTCCTGCTGTGCACATGACAATGCCTTCTGCATCTTCTCATGTCAGACCGAATATGGTACAGCCAGTGATGCAACCACAACATACTCGGTTGGATCATTATGCTGAGGAAAGCAAATTTGGACCGAGGGCTTTCCAACTTCCTGTTGAGCAGAGCTATAATTCATATCAAGTTCAGGTCCCCTCTTCAGTGGTAGGAGGTGGTTATGGCTGGCATCAGGTTACAATGCCTGAGCATGTAATTCTCTCTGATGGATTGGCACCTCATCAACAGGTAATGTTTTCTGAGAAAATACCGAGGTTGGATAACTGTTATATGTGTCAAAAAGCTTTGCCTCATGCACATTCGGATACTTTGGTACAGGATCAAAGAAGCGGTGGTGCAAGCTCTATGTCCGATTCAAACTCAATTTATCGTAGTCTCCGTCTGGAGGACAATTTGAGAGGTCAGCCAATGAACAGGGTTATGGCAACAGGAGCCTTGGGGGAAAGCATTATTGAACAGAAAGTTGGGGTTCAACCCAGGGTCCTTGGTCAGGTGGATGCTCATGTTGGGATGCCTCAATCAGACACAACTGGGTTTAGTCAGAGTCCAGAGACACAGCATGAAAATGAGCGAATTGTTCTCCAAAAAGCAGATGATCTTGAGAAACAGCAGATTACTGCTCCAATGGGTGTGATCAATAGGGCAGGTGATGTACAGTCGCCTTATGCTGCATTCATGGGCACTACACCTCAGTCTTACCAAGAGGATGCTGTACAGCAGCATTCAGTTCCAGTCCAATACCAGGTTAAAAGGGAGGCCTTAGTGAATAATAGTGATGTACCTCCTACTGGAGGTGCACCAATTCAAATTTCAGAACACATGGTTCGTGAGCCTCCAAAAGAATATTCTACCAGACTTCCTGGCATTCTTCCAAAAGAAGATACTGTAGACACGTTCTTTTCCTGCGAACAGCTGAGACCAGTTGATGGGAGGATGGATACCCTCAGGATATCCCCCACTGAAACTTATAGTAATGAGCATAGCAAGTTACCTCTCGATAAAATCAGAAAGGAAGACAAGTTTGATAACAAACCACAGCAAGCTACAGGGACGGAGGTGCTTCTAGATAATGCCTTTGGTCAACCCAAAGTTGTTTTTGAGTCAAACCACAATAAACCAACTGAATGTCTGCCTTGTCCCCCTACAGAAATTCCATATGTTCATACTTCTCGACCAATGGAGTTTTATGAAGTGGCACAGCCACCTATTTGGGCTAATCCTGGATCATATCCACAATCAAATATTGAAATCCATAACTTGGATCCTGAGGAAATTCGTTATGGCAACCCTGTATTATCTGGTGTTGAGGCTCCTCATCTAACTGATAGAATTCCAGCTCCTGCTGAGTGGAAGGATGACATATCACGGTTTCAGCCCAAGATGGTCCCATGTGATGTGGAAGCTGTCCCCTTGAATAGTAATACACACTCTTCTTTATCTCCATCTAGTGGAACTGGGGATGTTGAAGACTCCTCAAACTCACTTTTCAGCAATCAGGATCCATGGAGTTTGCGCCATGATAATTATTTTCCCCCTCCAAGACCTAACAAAGTTCTGCCCAGAAAAGAAGCTCTTGCTGCTAGGGATCCCTTTGGTGAGAGCCATTTTGGAAATAGTGGGGAACCAAATACAGACGTACGACTGGAGGATGGACTTCACCAGCCATTGGGCAATCCGAACAAGGATTTCCATTTGGAGCATGTTAGATCTGCTAAAG GCTCAGCAGAGGAGCAGATTAAGCAAGATCTTCAAGCTGTTGCTGAGGGTGTAGCTGCTTCTGTTCTTCATTCAGCTACGTCTTCAAATCCTGACATACATGATATATATGAGTCTGCTTTTGAAGCTATTCAAGATGGAGATATTCAGAATAGTAGTGTTGACATGCAGCATAAGGCTAAAGTTGAG GACAAGAACAAACTTCCAGATAAGGCAAACCTTGGTTTTCCAGTATCAGATAACATAGGCCGCTTGCAG ATTATATCAAACAGCGACCTTGAAGAGCTTAGAGAATTGGGTTCTGGAACCTTTGGCACTGTTTATCATGGAAAATGGAGGGGCACTGACGTCGCAATCAAACGGATTAATGATAGGTGTTTTGCTGGGAAGGCTTCAGAACAAGAGCGCATG AGAGATGATTTCTGGAATGAGGCAATCAAGCTTGCTGACTTGCACCATCCCAATGTATTAGCTTTCTATGGTGTTGTCCTTGATGGCCCTGGAGGTTCTGTGGCAACAGTAACAGAGTATATGGTTAATGGTTCTTTAAGAAATGCTTTGCAGAAAAATGAGAA GGGACTTGACAAGCGTAAGCGTCTCTTGATTGCAATGGATGTGGCCTTTGGAATGGAGTATTTGCATGGAAAAAATATAGtgcattttgatttgaaaagtgaCAATTTACTGGTTAATCTTCGAGATCCTCATCGCCCAATATGCAAG GTTGGTGACTTAGGTCTATCCAAGGTGAAATGTCAGACACTGATCTCAGGTGGTGTTCGGGGAACACTTCCTTGGATGGCACCAGAGCTTTTGAATGGTAGCAGTAGCCTTGTTTCTGATAAG GTTGATGTATTTTCATTTGGTATCGTGATGTGGGAGCTCCTCACTGGAGAAGAACCATATGCAGATTTGCACTATGGCGCTATCATAG GGGGTATTGTGAGTAACACGTTGCGGCCGCCAATACCAGAATCTTGTGACCCAGATTGGAAATCACTGATGGGGAGATGCTGGTCATCTGAACCATCTGAGAGACCAAGCTTCACTGTAATTGCAAACGAGTTACGCGCTATGGCAGCAAAGGTTCCTCCCAAAGGACACAACCAATCACCACCTCAAGTCCCCTCAACACAGCCCCCCCAAGTTCAGAAATGA
- the LOC132183699 gene encoding uncharacterized protein LOC132183699 isoform X3, protein MYIVDMAFDQNAIPKDLRPLNVARTMAEEPRIAPAASTGRNLEGYFPNPAREAGTAGSPGSIPVYYPVAGTVSDAGFVGLGYGNVAPPGVAVWGSRVPVPVGHPGVSPAVGVGFGYNPNLGSRVGGNAAALASGAMATGTGYNVNFGNRVGGNGMDQAGSDMASGFVYSTNLGNRVSGNATDQTSSNSATGFGYSPNSGNQVAGSGADQASDEGGDDSASGKKVKFLCSFGGKILPRPSDGMLRYVGGQTRIISVRRDLSFNELVQKMVDSYGQPVVIKYQLPDEDLDALVSISCPDDLDNMMDEYEKLVERSSDGCAKLRLFLFSASELDPSGMLQFGDLHDSGQRYVDAVNGIMDGVSGGITRKGSMASASSTQNSDFSGTEAVDSLGPGQVDVSGPSSTSMLSPRGNSATSNDNAPRFRCVDPSPATYADASSTLGMQVVKSGALQTSSRPEVELERSMPVSVSQPQLGLQQPVTDIPMSSPYLQAYVDPRSEMMKHADYLQLPSQMGFPHPQLFGTAGSMFTQQQFHDNSAGSTPLQFIPAVHMTMPSASSHVRPNMVQPVMQPQHTRLDHYAEESKFGPRAFQLPVEQSYNSYQVQVPSSVVGGGYGWHQVTMPEHVILSDGLAPHQQDQRSGGASSMSDSNSIYRSLRLEDNLRGQPMNRVMATGALGESIIEQKVGVQPRVLGQVDAHVGMPQSDTTGFSQSPETQHENERIVLQKADDLEKQQITAPMGVINRAGDVQSPYAAFMGTTPQSYQEDAVQQHSVPVQYQVKREALVNNSDVPPTGGAPIQISEHMVREPPKEYSTRLPGILPKEDTVDTFFSCEQLRPVDGRMDTLRISPTETYSNEHSKLPLDKIRKEDKFDNKPQQATGTEVLLDNAFGQPKVVFESNHNKPTECLPCPPTEIPYVHTSRPMEFYEVAQPPIWANPGSYPQSNIEIHNLDPEEIRYGNPVLSGVEAPHLTDRIPAPAEWKDDISRFQPKMVPCDVEAVPLNSNTHSSLSPSSGTGDVEDSSNSLFSNQDPWSLRHDNYFPPPRPNKVLPRKEALAARDPFGESHFGNSGEPNTDVRLEDGLHQPLGNPNKDFHLEHVRSAKGSAEEQIKQDLQAVAEGVAASVLHSATSSNPDIHDIYESAFEAIQDGDIQNSSVDMQHKAKVEDKNKLPDKANLGFPVSDNIGRLQIISNSDLEELRELGSGTFGTVYHGKWRGTDVAIKRINDRCFAGKASEQERMRDDFWNEAIKLADLHHPNVLAFYGVVLDGPGGSVATVTEYMVNGSLRNALQKNEKGLDKRKRLLIAMDVAFGMEYLHGKNIVHFDLKSDNLLVNLRDPHRPICKVGDLGLSKVKCQTLISGGVRGTLPWMAPELLNGSSSLVSDKVDVFSFGIVMWELLTGEEPYADLHYGAIIGGIVSNTLRPPIPESCDPDWKSLMGRCWSSEPSERPSFTVIANELRAMAAKVPPKGHNQSPPQVPSTQPPQVQK, encoded by the exons CTGATGCTGGGTTTGTTGGTTTAGGGTATGGAAATGTAGCGCCGCCAGGTGTGGCTGTGTGGGGCTCCCGTGTGCCTGTGCCTGTGGGGCATCCGGGTGTGAGCCCTGCTGTTGGTGTTGGGTTTGGTTATAATCCCAATTTGGGCAGTAGGGTTGGCGGCAATGCTGCTGCTCTTGCTAGTGGTGCTATGGCAACTGGGACTGGCTATAATGTGAATTTTGGCAATCGTGTTGGTGGAAATGGCATGGATCAGGCTGGCAGTGATATGGCATCTGGGTTTGTTTATAGTACCAATTTGGGGAATAGGGTTAGTGGCAATGCCACTGACCAGACAAGCAGTAATTCAGCTACTGGGTTTGGTTATAGTCCCAATTCCGGCAACCAGGTTGCTGGCAGTGGGGCTGATCAGGCAAGTGATGAGGGTGGGGATGATTCAGCGTCGGGGAAGAAGGTAAAGTTTTTGTGCAGTTTTGGGGGAAAGATTTTACCCAGGCCAAGCGATGGGATGTTGAGATATGTAGGGGGGCAGACAAGGATCATTAGTGTCAGGAGAGATTTGAGCTTTAATGAGCTGGTGCAAAAGATGGTGGATAGTTATGGGCAACCTGTGGTTATCAAATATCAGCTCCCCGATGAGGATCTTGATGCATTGGTGTCAATCTCGTGTCCCGATGATCTTGATAACATGATGGATGAGTATGAGAAATTGGTTGAGAGGTCTTCAGATGGGTGTGCTAAGTTaaggttgtttttgttttctgcttCAGAACTTGATCCTTCTGGTATGTTACAGTTTGGAGATTTGCATGATAGTGGACAGAGATATGTTGATGCAGTGAATGGGATAATGGATGGAGTTAGTGGTGGAATCACAAGGAAGGGAAGTATGGCGAGTGCTTCTTCAACCCAAAATTCTGATTTCAGTGGGACTGAGGCTGTTGATAGCTTGGGTCCTGGTCAAGTGGATGTTAGTGGTCCCTCATCAACCAGCATGCTATCACCTAGAGGAAATTCAGCTACTTCTAATGACAATGCTCCAAGATTCAGGTGTGTAGATCCCAGCCCTGCAACATATGCAGATGCTTCATCAACATTGGGTATGCAGGTAGTTAAGTCTGGTGCTCTCCAAACATCTTCACGGCCCGAGGTTGAGCTAGAAAGGTCTATGCCTGTTTCTGTATCGCAGCCACAATTGGGGTTGCAGCAACCTGTAACGGACATTCCAATGTCTTCACCTTATTTGCAGGCTTATGTTGATCCTCGCTCAGAAATGATGAAGCATGCAGATTATCTACAGCTTCCTTCTCAGATGGGGTTCCCACATCCTCAGTTATTTGGGACTGCTGGGTCTATGTTCACCCAACAGCAGTTTCATGATAATTCTGCTGGAAGTACTCCCCTTCAGTTTATTCCTGCTGTGCACATGACAATGCCTTCTGCATCTTCTCATGTCAGACCGAATATGGTACAGCCAGTGATGCAACCACAACATACTCGGTTGGATCATTATGCTGAGGAAAGCAAATTTGGACCGAGGGCTTTCCAACTTCCTGTTGAGCAGAGCTATAATTCATATCAAGTTCAGGTCCCCTCTTCAGTGGTAGGAGGTGGTTATGGCTGGCATCAGGTTACAATGCCTGAGCATGTAATTCTCTCTGATGGATTGGCACCTCATCAACAG GATCAAAGAAGCGGTGGTGCAAGCTCTATGTCCGATTCAAACTCAATTTATCGTAGTCTCCGTCTGGAGGACAATTTGAGAGGTCAGCCAATGAACAGGGTTATGGCAACAGGAGCCTTGGGGGAAAGCATTATTGAACAGAAAGTTGGGGTTCAACCCAGGGTCCTTGGTCAGGTGGATGCTCATGTTGGGATGCCTCAATCAGACACAACTGGGTTTAGTCAGAGTCCAGAGACACAGCATGAAAATGAGCGAATTGTTCTCCAAAAAGCAGATGATCTTGAGAAACAGCAGATTACTGCTCCAATGGGTGTGATCAATAGGGCAGGTGATGTACAGTCGCCTTATGCTGCATTCATGGGCACTACACCTCAGTCTTACCAAGAGGATGCTGTACAGCAGCATTCAGTTCCAGTCCAATACCAGGTTAAAAGGGAGGCCTTAGTGAATAATAGTGATGTACCTCCTACTGGAGGTGCACCAATTCAAATTTCAGAACACATGGTTCGTGAGCCTCCAAAAGAATATTCTACCAGACTTCCTGGCATTCTTCCAAAAGAAGATACTGTAGACACGTTCTTTTCCTGCGAACAGCTGAGACCAGTTGATGGGAGGATGGATACCCTCAGGATATCCCCCACTGAAACTTATAGTAATGAGCATAGCAAGTTACCTCTCGATAAAATCAGAAAGGAAGACAAGTTTGATAACAAACCACAGCAAGCTACAGGGACGGAGGTGCTTCTAGATAATGCCTTTGGTCAACCCAAAGTTGTTTTTGAGTCAAACCACAATAAACCAACTGAATGTCTGCCTTGTCCCCCTACAGAAATTCCATATGTTCATACTTCTCGACCAATGGAGTTTTATGAAGTGGCACAGCCACCTATTTGGGCTAATCCTGGATCATATCCACAATCAAATATTGAAATCCATAACTTGGATCCTGAGGAAATTCGTTATGGCAACCCTGTATTATCTGGTGTTGAGGCTCCTCATCTAACTGATAGAATTCCAGCTCCTGCTGAGTGGAAGGATGACATATCACGGTTTCAGCCCAAGATGGTCCCATGTGATGTGGAAGCTGTCCCCTTGAATAGTAATACACACTCTTCTTTATCTCCATCTAGTGGAACTGGGGATGTTGAAGACTCCTCAAACTCACTTTTCAGCAATCAGGATCCATGGAGTTTGCGCCATGATAATTATTTTCCCCCTCCAAGACCTAACAAAGTTCTGCCCAGAAAAGAAGCTCTTGCTGCTAGGGATCCCTTTGGTGAGAGCCATTTTGGAAATAGTGGGGAACCAAATACAGACGTACGACTGGAGGATGGACTTCACCAGCCATTGGGCAATCCGAACAAGGATTTCCATTTGGAGCATGTTAGATCTGCTAAAG GCTCAGCAGAGGAGCAGATTAAGCAAGATCTTCAAGCTGTTGCTGAGGGTGTAGCTGCTTCTGTTCTTCATTCAGCTACGTCTTCAAATCCTGACATACATGATATATATGAGTCTGCTTTTGAAGCTATTCAAGATGGAGATATTCAGAATAGTAGTGTTGACATGCAGCATAAGGCTAAAGTTGAG GACAAGAACAAACTTCCAGATAAGGCAAACCTTGGTTTTCCAGTATCAGATAACATAGGCCGCTTGCAG ATTATATCAAACAGCGACCTTGAAGAGCTTAGAGAATTGGGTTCTGGAACCTTTGGCACTGTTTATCATGGAAAATGGAGGGGCACTGACGTCGCAATCAAACGGATTAATGATAGGTGTTTTGCTGGGAAGGCTTCAGAACAAGAGCGCATG AGAGATGATTTCTGGAATGAGGCAATCAAGCTTGCTGACTTGCACCATCCCAATGTATTAGCTTTCTATGGTGTTGTCCTTGATGGCCCTGGAGGTTCTGTGGCAACAGTAACAGAGTATATGGTTAATGGTTCTTTAAGAAATGCTTTGCAGAAAAATGAGAA GGGACTTGACAAGCGTAAGCGTCTCTTGATTGCAATGGATGTGGCCTTTGGAATGGAGTATTTGCATGGAAAAAATATAGtgcattttgatttgaaaagtgaCAATTTACTGGTTAATCTTCGAGATCCTCATCGCCCAATATGCAAG GTTGGTGACTTAGGTCTATCCAAGGTGAAATGTCAGACACTGATCTCAGGTGGTGTTCGGGGAACACTTCCTTGGATGGCACCAGAGCTTTTGAATGGTAGCAGTAGCCTTGTTTCTGATAAG GTTGATGTATTTTCATTTGGTATCGTGATGTGGGAGCTCCTCACTGGAGAAGAACCATATGCAGATTTGCACTATGGCGCTATCATAG GGGGTATTGTGAGTAACACGTTGCGGCCGCCAATACCAGAATCTTGTGACCCAGATTGGAAATCACTGATGGGGAGATGCTGGTCATCTGAACCATCTGAGAGACCAAGCTTCACTGTAATTGCAAACGAGTTACGCGCTATGGCAGCAAAGGTTCCTCCCAAAGGACACAACCAATCACCACCTCAAGTCCCCTCAACACAGCCCCCCCAAGTTCAGAAATGA